The genomic DNA GCGAGTCGGCAAGCCAAGTCTAGAAGGGCAACTCTGAGCGCATTCGCTCAACTCTGCGAAACCCTATCCCAGATGGAATACGGATTCCTTTATGACAGAGATCGGCACCTGCTGGCCATCGGCTACAATGTGGACACGCTCCGTAGAGACCAGAGCTACTACGACCTCCTGGCCTCAGAGGCAAGGTTGGCCACCTTCGTGGGTATCGCCCTGGGCCAACTGCCGCAGGAGAGTTGGTTCTCCTTTGGACGATTGCTCACCTCCGCCGGAGGAAAACCGATTTTGCTTTCATGGAGCGGATCCATGTTCGAATACCTGATGCCCAACTTGGTCATGCCCGGTTATGCGCACACTTTGCTTGATCAGACCTGCAAGGCAGCCGTGGCCCGGCAGATCGACTACGGCAGGAAAAAAAATGTACCCTGGGGAATTTCGGAATGCGGGTACAACGCCATCGACGCACACCAGAACTACCAATACCGCGCATTCGGAGTGCCCGGTCTAGGACTCAAGCGCGGCTTGGGTGACGACCTGGTCATCGCGCCCTATGCCTCGGCTCTAGCGCTCATGGTGGCCCCGATGGAGGCGTGCCGGAACCTTGAAAGATTAGCCAACGAAGGTCTTGAGGCCCGCTACGGCCTATACGAAGCCATAGACTACACCTCGTCGCGCCTGCCGCGCGGGCAGACAAACGCCATGGTGCGGTCTTTTATGGCCCACCACCAGGGTATGAGTTTGCTGTCTTTGGCAGGGGCATTGCTTGATCGACCGATGCAGCGCCGCTTCGAATCCGACGTCCGATTCCTGTCCACGCTTCCTCTACTCCAGGAGCGAATTCCCCAATCAGCGGTATTGCATGCCCATACCACGGAACTGGCCGACCTTCACTTAGGCGCCAGTGCTACGGACACGTCCATGCGTCTTTACGACACTCCCGACACACCAAGTCCGGAGGTGCAGTTGTTCTCCAACGGCCGCTACCATGTCATGGTCACCAATGCCGGAGGTGGTTACAGTCGCTGGGAGGGCCTCGCCGTGACCCGCTGGCGCGAGGACCCCACCTGCGATAACTGGGGTACATTCTGCTACCTGCGCGATGTGAACAGTCGTGAGTATTGGTCTACCACCCATCAGCCGACGCTCAAGCACTCAAAGCATTTCGAGGCAATTTTCTCGGAAAGCAAAGCTGAATTTCAATGCCGTGAGCAGGACTATGACGCGCATACCGAAATCGCCGTTTCGCCTGAGGACGACATCGAATTGCGTCGTCTACGCATCACCAACCGCGCACGCACGCGTCGTGACATAGATGTGACCAGCTATGCAGAAGTGGCCTTAGCACCGCAGGCGGCAGACGCGCTGCACCCGGCCTTCAGCAATCTTTTCGTGCAGACCGAGATCATCCGAAAACACCGCGCCATACTCTGCACTCGCAGGCCCCGCTCCCAGGGCGAAGAACCGCCCTTTATGCTGCACATGATGGCTGTTCGCAGCCCCTGGATCAAGGATGTCTCTTATGAGACCGACCGCATGCGCTTCATCGGCCGCGGCAATACAACTGCCGCTCCTTTGGCATTGCATGCGGACGATGCCGAGTATTCCGACTTGCTTTCGGACAGCGAAGGATCGGTGCTCGACCCCATTGCCGCCATTCGCCAGAGGATAACTCTTGAGCCGGGCGAGTTTGTGGTCATCGATATGATTTCCGGCATTTCAAAAACCCGCGAAGCGACCCTTGGCCTGATGGAGAAATACCAGGACAGACATATGGTAGATCGCGTTTTCGACCTGGCCTGGACCCACGACCAGATACAGCTGCGCCAATTGAACGCCACTGAGACCGAGGCGCAGATCTACGGAAGGCTGGCCGGTTCGATCCTGTACACCAATGCCGCACTACGGGCCGAGGCGAGTGTGCTCATCAAGAACCATCGGGGCCAATCCGGACTCTGGGGCTATTCTATTTCTGGAGATTTGCCGATCGTACTGTTGCAAATTGAGAATGTGGAGAACATCGATTTGGTACGCCAAATGGTGCAAGCCCACGCGTATTGGCGGCTCAAGGGACTACCCGTTGATTTGGTGATCTGGAACGAAGACCACTCCGGATACAGGCAAACCCTTCACGACCAAATTATAGAGCTCATTGCCGCAGGCACCACGGCCAACCGAATCGACCGGCCCGGTGGAATCTTCGTCCGCGCCGGGGACCGCATAGCCCAAGAGGACCGCATTCTATTCCAGGCCGTGGCCCGAGCCGTCATCACTGACACCCGAGGAACATTGGCGGAACAGATTAGCGGCCGGAGCCTGGCGAAAACCACTACACCCCAACTCGACCCGACATGGCCCTTAAGTTCCTCTCTTCCGGCTGTGGCCCCGTTGCCGCGTCAGGATCTGAGTTTTTCCAACGGCGTGGGCGGCTTCACCCCAGACGGTCGTGAGTATGTTATCACGACGGCCCACGGACAACTAACACCCACCCCCTGGATCAACGTACTGGCTAACCCGAACTTCGGCAGCGTCATCTCCGAGAGCGGCATGGCCTGCACCTGGAGTGAAAACGCCCATGAATTTCGCCTGACCCCCTGGGGCAACGATCCGGTCAGCGATTCGCGAGGCGAAGCCTTCTACATCCGTGACGAAGAAAACGGCCAATTCTGGTCGCCCGCGCCTTTGCCCTGTCGCGGGACCACGCCTTACGTCACCCGCCACGGCTTCGGCTACAGCGTCTTCGAACACGTCGAGCACGGCATTGCCACCGAACTCTGGACATACGTAGCGCTCGACGATGCCATTAAATTCACGGTGCTCAAAGTGCGCAATGAGTCGGATCGATCCCGCAAGCTTTCGGCTACTGGCTATGTCGAATGGGTGTTGGGTGATCTCCGCAGTAAAACCGCCGAACATGTGGTCACCGAGATCGGCCTGAACAGCGGTGCACTCTTTGCCCGCAACCCTTACAATACTGAGTTCAATGGCCGTACGACCTTCTTCGATGTTGACGAAACTACACGCACTGTGAGCTGCGACCGGTTGGAATTTTTGGGCCGCAGCGGTACGCTCAATGCACCATTCGCCATGACCCGTACCCACCTTTCTGGCAAGGTAGGGGCCGCCCTTGACCCCTGTGCAGCCATTCAGGTGAACTTTGATCTGGAAGCCGGGCAAGAACGTGAAATAATCTTCCGACTCGGCGTGGGACGCGACGCTGCGGACGCTAGGCGTCTGGTTCAGCATTTCCGTGGACCAACCGCCGCACGCATGGCTCTGGACGAAGTCAGGCAGCACTGGACGCACACCTTGGGGGCAGTGACAGTGGAAACCCCGGACAAGGCTCTCAATCTCCTGGCCAACGGGTGGATTATCTATCAAACCCTGACCTGCCGCCTCTGGGCACGGTGCGCCACGTATCAATCCGGCGGTGCGTTCGGCTTCCGTGACCAGTTGCAAGACGTAATGGCCCTTATCCACGCCCGACCAGAGTTGGTGCGCGAACATCTGTTACTCTGTGCAGGCCGACAGTTCGAGGAAGGCGACGTACAGCATTGGTGGCACCCTCCAACAGACCGAGGAGTGCGAACCAACTGTTCTGACGACTACCTGTGGCTGCCACTTGCCGTGTCTCGCTATGTTCGTTCCACCGGAGACACAGGTGTGCTGGATGAACCCGTGGGATTTCTGCAGGGCCGGGCGTTGAAGGAAGGTGAGGACTCCTACTATGACATGCCCGAAGACTCCGGAAAGATGGCAAGTTTGTACGAGCACTGCACCCGAGCCATCGAACACGGCCTCCGTTATGGAGGACACGGGCTGCCACTCATGGGTTCCGGAGACTGGAACGATGGCATGGACCTTGTGGGTCGACATGGTAAGGGCGAGAGCGTGTGGCTGGGGTTCTTTCTCTTCGACGTGCTCATGAGTTTTATCCCGGTTGCCAGCGCTCATGGCGAGGTGGCCTTTGCCGAACGCTGCGACAACGAAGCGGCGGAACTGCGCCGCAACATCGAGGCCAACGGTTGGGATGGAGAGTGGTACCGCCGCGCTTATTTCGACGACGGAACGCCACTCGGATCCTCGACAAACATAGAGTGCCAAATCGATTCCATTGCTCAAAGCTGGTCCGTGCTTTCCGAAGCTGGGGAACCGGAACACTCGCGTCGAGCCATGGAGGCGGTGGACAAGCGTCTGGTACGCCGTGAGCATGGGTTGGTACAATTGCTGGACCCACCTTTCGACAGTTCCCCGTTGGAGCCCGGCTACATCAAGGGCTATGTCCCGGGGGTGCGGGAAAACGGAGGCCAGTATACGCATGCGGCTATCTGGGCGGCTATGGCCTATGCAAAGCTGGGCGACAACCAACGCGCCTGGGAGCTCTTTGACATCATCAACCCCATAAACCATTCGCTCACGGCCGAACAATCCGCCATTTACAAAGTTGAGCCCTACGTCATGGCTGCTGACGTCTATGGAGTTAGGCCTCATACCGGCCGCGGTGGTTGGACTTGGTACACGGGCTCTGCAGCCTGGATGTACCGGCTGATGCTGGAGTCGCTCCTTGGTCTCAGACTTGAGGTGGACCGGCTGCATGTTGAACCCTGCCTGCCGCCGGCGTGGAAGGGATTCACCATGCACTACCGATACCGAGAGACGGTATACCACATCGCGGTCGTGCAGATTCCGAGAGAAAGCGGAAAGATGCGCGTGAGCCTGGATCAGGTACTGCAGCACAACGGCTACATTCCCCTGACCAATGACCACAAAGAGCATTGGGCCGAGGTTCAGGTTCCTCAATCAAGTAAGAATGATTGAGGCCTGAAAAGATAGCAGACTGAGACAAGCGAAAGCTTATACCGATCCATATCAACAGAGGCTGCATGTTCATTTCATATCATCTTTTATACTGAAACACTGTGTATCCAGATACTCTTTCGCTTCATCTGGAGATGTCGTTGTGCATGGCACGTATTGCCTTTGCAATAGGAGATAGGAGAAAACCCTGACGTTGAAAAAACCTTCATCATTCTGGCCTTGCTGGTATTCCCGATTCCATTGCAATACGTCGCCTCGGCAAACTGTCGGGATAGTTCTCCTGCATATACTGAACAAGTCCTTCCCGGACTTTGCAACGCAGGTCCCAGGCTGAAGATGCATCCGGCGAACTCATTATTGCACGCAAAGTAATGGTTTCAGGACCTGCATCAGTTATCTGCAGAACGCAGGTCTTCCCATCCCAAAGCGGTTGAAACTGTTTGCATAGGCGATTGAGCTCCTCACGCAAAAGACCGACTGGAACCGTGTAGTCTGCATGGATAAACACAGAACCGATGATATCGGCACTTTTCTTGGTCCAATTCTGAAAAGGCGTTTCCAGAAAGTATGTCACCGGCACAACAATGCGTCTTAAATCCCATGTTTTTACAACTACATAAGTTAATTTTATCTCTTCGATACGACCCCACTCGCCTTCAACAATAACGACATCGTCCAGATTGATTGGATGGGAAAGTGCAATTTGTATCCCAGCAATCATGGCACCAAATGTTTTTTGGGCAGAAAACCCCAACACAATACTGACGACTCCAGCTGAGGCAAACAATGCCCCTCCAAACATCCTGAAACGTTCAAAAAGCATCAGTATCCCTGCCAAGGTCAAAAACCAGATAAGAACCACTAGTATTCTCTGTAGCACCTTGACCTTGGTATGCGCCTGTCGTGCTGAAAAATTATCCTTCTCAGTGATATCATATTGGCATTGAATCAGATCAGACAGGACATAAACACCCATTGTCCCCGCCCATCCTGTCAGAATAATCAGAAAAACATCCAACGCTGTGGTGACCGCCTTATCTGTCTGACCATTGAATCCCGCGAGGGGAACAAGCACAACAGCACTCAACACTGCAACCGTGAATGGAAGCAGTGTCCGACTCCGTTTTTTTACAGAGCAAAGAAGTGATTCTCTTAAACTGACACTTGAAGAATTCGGTTTGATGAATGAAATACTTGCCCAAACACACCCAGCCAATATGGCAACCACCAATCCAATTCGCGCCAGCCATGTAATTGCGATAACAGTTTCCATACGTTTCTCCCTACAGCCGTTATACTAATAATGTGATACTGATTACCATAGTAATACTTTCCTACGTAACTGCATTGTTAATAATGAGGAGTTTACATGCAGACATCCAATTCAAAGCTGAGCATTCGGGTAAAAGCCAAGTTGTTTGGCACGTTGTTACTATTGCTAGGCTTTCTACTCTTTCTTTTTCAAAACATTGAACACGTCGAGGTATCCTTCCTTTTTTGGACAATCTCAACTCCACGGGCATTGTTGCTGTTGGCAACGTTGAGCATCGGCGGCATCGTGGGGTATCTGCTGGCACAAGCTAAATATACCCATCGCCCCAGCAACAACTCGCTTTAAGAGAGCGAGACGCAGCCAGACCTCATAAAAAACGACGAAACAGCTGGGATGGCTCCAGGCACACTCACCTTTGTTGGACAGCATGATCTGCCCATGAGGACTGGCCCATACCTAATATGAGGGGGGGATGTGGGCTTGAACTTGCCCCAACTCTAGACCACGAGCAGAGGGAAAGTGGGATTTTCAGCCCCTGGTCAGGCTCGTCTGCCCAGGGACTGAAGTGAACGCAATCGGTGTTTGCTAGCGAAGCAAGTTACCGTTTTCCAACGGCCTGCCTAAAAGTGCTTCTTGGCCTTTTCCCAGGCATCCTTCAAATCGATGAAGGCCTTATCCAGGCCATCCTTGACCTCCGCCCAAGCCTTACCGCTGGAATCGGAAGCCTTCTTGATCTGATCGCTTGCGTCCTCATACATGGCCTGGGCCTTGTCGAGGTATTGTTTGGCCTCCTTGCCGAGTTGGTCGGGATTCTTGATCTTGGATTCGATCTTGCCCTTCAATTCGTCCACCCGGGAGGAGATGTCCTTCAACATGAGCCAGTCCGGACTGAGAGGGGAGGCGTTGGCAGCTTTTTTCAAGTTGCTGCCCGGAGTAAACTTGGCTACCCGGTGTGCCTTGATCTGGATGGCTTGGCCGGTCCGGGGATTGCGGCCAGTGCGAGCTTTTCTGTCCGAGGTTGAAAACGTTCCAAACCCCTTGAGGGGAACGGTGCCGCCCACAGCCAATTCATTCTTGATGGACTCCAATACGGTGTCGATCACTTTGCCACCCTGGGCAACCGAATCCAGCCCAGCCCTGTCGGCCAGCATTTTGGCCAATTCCTGCTTGGTCATGATATCCTCCTAGAGAAATTTAAAACATGCTAACATATTGCAGCGACTTTTGGTGTATTTTTTTTGTGGTAAGTTTGTACCCTATCCTTCTCAATCGGAAAGTAATCATACAAATCTCAATTACTGTAGGTCGATCAGGTCTTGCTCCGTATCAACTTGGCCGCTTGGAGATGTGAAAATGTATTTGGAAAATATCGTAACAGGAGAAGTGGGTTCACTTTGTTGGACCACTGAGCAGCGTTTTTAAGGTGGACAGTTTACGTGTTACGCCGCCTTGTGGGTCCACCCCAGAGGGGGTACCCCCTCTGGGGTGGGACCGCTTTGATATATCTCCATCGGCTTGCGTCCGTCAAAGGACTTATGAGGACGCCGATTATTGTAGAAATTGAACCACCAGGCCAAAGCACTGCGTAGATCACTTCCAGTCTCCAATTCCCGCAAATAAACACATTCGTATTTCAACGACTTCCAGAGTCGTTCGATCATGACATTGTCCATCCAACGCCCCCGGCCATCCATTGAGATACGGATACCAGCATCCCTCAGGGTCTTCGTGAACTCGTAGCTGGTAAATTGGCTACCCTGATCCGTGTTGAAGATCTCAGGAACGCCATAACGGTTAATCGCGTCCTCCAAGGCTGCAACGCAAAAGTCAGCGTCCATCGTATTTGATAAGCGCCACGACAAGACTGCACGGCTATGCCAATCCATGATCGCTACGAGATACAAGAAGCCTCGTTTCATGGGAATGTACGTAATATCGGCACACCAAACTTGATTTGGCTTCGTGATCGCCAAATGTCGCAACAAATACGGGTATATCTTGTGCTGTGGGTGTGGCTGACTTGTTCTTGGCTTTTGGTAAACTGCCATTAAGCCCATCTTGCGCATAAGTCTTCTCACGCGCCCACGGCCAACCCAATGCCCTTCATCTCGTAGGATGTTGCGCATCTGCCGAGATCCAAAGAACGGCAACTCCATGAACAACTCATCGATGCGTTGCATCAGTTCCAAGTTGTATGGAGATTCGCCGATTGGCTGATAGTAGTATGTTGAGCTATGCAGCTTAAGGATTCTGCATTGTCGCCGAACGCTGAGCTGCGGATGCTCTTTGTCGACGACATCACGCCTTCGCTCACAGCTCAAATTTTGGCGAAGCTTGTTGCAAAAAATCCTTCTCGATCGTGAGTTGGCCGATCTTGGCGTGAAGCTCTTTGATATGCACTTCATCGCTTTGCTGGCTCTTTTGAGCCTTGCCGGAAAAACCGGCAACGATTTGCTCTTTGGCTTGTTTCTTCCACTGAGAAATTTGATTGGTGTGGACGCCATACTTGCTGGCCAGTTCGGAAAGAGTATGTTCACTGGACAATGCATCCAGGGCGACACGGGCTTTAAATTCAGCAGTAAATCTTCTTCTCTTCTTGGACATCGAAAAGCCTCCTTTGGCTTTCATACGTCCACCTTAAACTGTGGTCCAGTTTCTTAGACCCACTTCTGTCAGCAAGCCGAGGGGGGGGGGAAGGCAACCTTTATAGATACAAATGACAGTATGCTCTTGAAACTCCAGAATGTATCCGGATAGGCAAGGTAAACCAAAAGAGCGTTCATACTTTTCACCTCATATGAACCATACTCCAATGATGAAAATCCACAATTCAATTCGTGTTATTATCTGGCAAACATGAACTGGGCCATTTCCCCTGGGGCAATTCTGCAATCGTCACATGTATTATTTATAGTGTTTCTTCTTTCTATGCATGATACATTGAATGTAGTCGAAGTACATTTTTAACAAAGGCGCCCTTTATGATTGGTTTATTCTGGTTCGTATTGATAGGACTGGTTGCCGGCTGGCTGGCCGGGATGCTTATGAAAGGCGGATTCGGTCTCATCGGAGATATCGTCATCGGCGTTATTGGGGCGGTGATAGGCGGATACGTCTTCGGGCTTCTTGGGATCAACACAGGCGGACTGCTCGGGGCAATAGTCACTGCGACAGTAGGCGCGGTGATCCTGATTTTCATCCTGCGCCTGTTCAGAAGAGCCTGATCGTGTGCCCCACAGCACCCGACGTTCCAGCTTCCACTGCCCTCCATATCCGTTTTCCAAATACATTAGCCGTTCCACGCATCCCTACCGCGCCCACACGACTCCACACTGTAAGATTCAGAAGAACGTGGCTGTTATCAAACAAGCCGCTGACGAACAATAAAAACCCAGCACGTGTATAGCTTTTGCTCCCCTGTAGGTGAGCAGGCTATGGGAAACCGTGTGCACACAGTGACAGAGACTGACGTCTTCTCGCGGAGGCCGCAATGCAGTTCGCTTGTTGCGTTCCCAGGAAAAGAGA from uncultured Pseudodesulfovibrio sp. includes the following:
- a CDS encoding glucoamylase family protein; amino-acid sequence: MSLNHNIVHENISRLWARLRGVGGIQQVDEEHPLRSKLFSTEQMAQHGKILAVSHRLKAGRSMDRLLARLSENETLLFEVQALLSEDVKKGRRISPAGEWLLDNFYVIEEQIRTARLHLPKKYSRELPCLENGLSVGLPRVYDLVLESISHSDGQAGPESLHSIVTAYQSATPLNLGELWAIPIMMRLALIENLRRVTSRIASNRIDRNRAETWADEMIKVAVKQPQNLILTIADMARSNPPMVSSFVAELSRRLHGKGLALSLPLTWVEQQLSETGLTIEQLVHSETQQQSTDQASISNSIGSLRTLGEIDWGRFVESTSLVESTLRTDPANVYINMDFATRDRYRHVVEKEAKNSPLSEAEVARKVIELAQKGATINGNNALTAHVGFYLIDKGLAQLKGSAQVRDSSVESMCALLKRFPLLLYGGGILLLTILFAGSLTAKAHADGLHGWGIALVCLLLLVCSSHLAVALINWLANMMTTPHPLPRLDFSKGIPRGQRTLVVVPTMLTSAPNIEDLATALEVRFLGNRDKHLHFGLLTDFRDAAEETLANDVPLLHMAQQCIERLNKQYPSMRGDIFYLFHRPRRFNPQEQLWMGYERKRGKLADLNGLLRRGDSSPFALIVGDESILREVEYVITLDTDTQLVRDCARQLVGSMAHPLNRPRFDAGGQRVVSGYGILQPRVEASLPGTNRSRYARMCASEIGIDPYTRAVSDVYQDLFGEGSFIGKGIYDVDAFERTLGGCFPENRILSHDLLEGCYVRSGLLNDVQLYEEYPSSYGEDVKRRRRWIRGDWQISRWLLPGVPGADSCSRKNPLSSLSRWKILDNLRRSLTAAALTLLLLVGWNVLASAWFWTLAVSGIILLPSLIAATLNTLQKPADLPMGQHIATTMNLLTKHFAQEIFALACLPYEAFYSLSALTRTTWRMLVTHKRLLEWEASNGERSKESMDLTSSYRTMWIGPFLAIASVLALIMTSPSVLLAAGPILILWFISPALAWWLSLPISHSQERLSEDQTFFLRRLARKTWCFFETFVGPEDNFLPPDNYQEQPVGTIAHRTSPTNMGLALLANLSAYDFGFISSGRLIERTIQALETMDRMERYEGHFFNWYDTRTLQPLSPRYISSVDSGNLAGHLLTLRAGLLSLTKAPLISPRLFESLNDILMIALADLPEDLQPSPPAQLVALCQNMTSIALAPPITLGGTRLCLKQLIASVADFPASQDFQSAAPDSSLHWCIQAFAEQCRDALDELDLLTPWTASSQEFIGDLAFMNEMPTLDGLAAMEARVGSIATVAQDAKLMDMVRSASRQAKSRRATLSAFAQLCETLSQMEYGFLYDRDRHLLAIGYNVDTLRRDQSYYDLLASEARLATFVGIALGQLPQESWFSFGRLLTSAGGKPILLSWSGSMFEYLMPNLVMPGYAHTLLDQTCKAAVARQIDYGRKKNVPWGISECGYNAIDAHQNYQYRAFGVPGLGLKRGLGDDLVIAPYASALALMVAPMEACRNLERLANEGLEARYGLYEAIDYTSSRLPRGQTNAMVRSFMAHHQGMSLLSLAGALLDRPMQRRFESDVRFLSTLPLLQERIPQSAVLHAHTTELADLHLGASATDTSMRLYDTPDTPSPEVQLFSNGRYHVMVTNAGGGYSRWEGLAVTRWREDPTCDNWGTFCYLRDVNSREYWSTTHQPTLKHSKHFEAIFSESKAEFQCREQDYDAHTEIAVSPEDDIELRRLRITNRARTRRDIDVTSYAEVALAPQAADALHPAFSNLFVQTEIIRKHRAILCTRRPRSQGEEPPFMLHMMAVRSPWIKDVSYETDRMRFIGRGNTTAAPLALHADDAEYSDLLSDSEGSVLDPIAAIRQRITLEPGEFVVIDMISGISKTREATLGLMEKYQDRHMVDRVFDLAWTHDQIQLRQLNATETEAQIYGRLAGSILYTNAALRAEASVLIKNHRGQSGLWGYSISGDLPIVLLQIENVENIDLVRQMVQAHAYWRLKGLPVDLVIWNEDHSGYRQTLHDQIIELIAAGTTANRIDRPGGIFVRAGDRIAQEDRILFQAVARAVITDTRGTLAEQISGRSLAKTTTPQLDPTWPLSSSLPAVAPLPRQDLSFSNGVGGFTPDGREYVITTAHGQLTPTPWINVLANPNFGSVISESGMACTWSENAHEFRLTPWGNDPVSDSRGEAFYIRDEENGQFWSPAPLPCRGTTPYVTRHGFGYSVFEHVEHGIATELWTYVALDDAIKFTVLKVRNESDRSRKLSATGYVEWVLGDLRSKTAEHVVTEIGLNSGALFARNPYNTEFNGRTTFFDVDETTRTVSCDRLEFLGRSGTLNAPFAMTRTHLSGKVGAALDPCAAIQVNFDLEAGQEREIIFRLGVGRDAADARRLVQHFRGPTAARMALDEVRQHWTHTLGAVTVETPDKALNLLANGWIIYQTLTCRLWARCATYQSGGAFGFRDQLQDVMALIHARPELVREHLLLCAGRQFEEGDVQHWWHPPTDRGVRTNCSDDYLWLPLAVSRYVRSTGDTGVLDEPVGFLQGRALKEGEDSYYDMPEDSGKMASLYEHCTRAIEHGLRYGGHGLPLMGSGDWNDGMDLVGRHGKGESVWLGFFLFDVLMSFIPVASAHGEVAFAERCDNEAAELRRNIEANGWDGEWYRRAYFDDGTPLGSSTNIECQIDSIAQSWSVLSEAGEPEHSRRAMEAVDKRLVRREHGLVQLLDPPFDSSPLEPGYIKGYVPGVRENGGQYTHAAIWAAMAYAKLGDNQRAWELFDIINPINHSLTAEQSAIYKVEPYVMAADVYGVRPHTGRGGWTWYTGSAAWMYRLMLESLLGLRLEVDRLHVEPCLPPAWKGFTMHYRYRETVYHIAVVQIPRESGKMRVSLDQVLQHNGYIPLTNDHKEHWAEVQVPQSSKND
- a CDS encoding mechanosensitive ion channel domain-containing protein; this translates as METVIAITWLARIGLVVAILAGCVWASISFIKPNSSSVSLRESLLCSVKKRSRTLLPFTVAVLSAVVLVPLAGFNGQTDKAVTTALDVFLIILTGWAGTMGVYVLSDLIQCQYDITEKDNFSARQAHTKVKVLQRILVVLIWFLTLAGILMLFERFRMFGGALFASAGVVSIVLGFSAQKTFGAMIAGIQIALSHPINLDDVVIVEGEWGRIEEIKLTYVVVKTWDLRRIVVPVTYFLETPFQNWTKKSADIIGSVFIHADYTVPVGLLREELNRLCKQFQPLWDGKTCVLQITDAGPETITLRAIMSSPDASSAWDLRCKVREGLVQYMQENYPDSLPRRRIAMESGIPARPE
- a CDS encoding LapA family protein, which codes for MQTSNSKLSIRVKAKLFGTLLLLLGFLLFLFQNIEHVEVSFLFWTISTPRALLLLATLSIGGIVGYLLAQAKYTHRPSNNSL
- a CDS encoding HU family DNA-binding protein; amino-acid sequence: MTKQELAKMLADRAGLDSVAQGGKVIDTVLESIKNELAVGGTVPLKGFGTFSTSDRKARTGRNPRTGQAIQIKAHRVAKFTPGSNLKKAANASPLSPDWLMLKDISSRVDELKGKIESKIKNPDQLGKEAKQYLDKAQAMYEDASDQIKKASDSSGKAWAEVKDGLDKAFIDLKDAWEKAKKHF
- a CDS encoding IS3 family transposase (programmed frameshift) — translated: MSKKRRRFTAEFKARVALDALSSEHTLSELASKYGVHTNQISQWKKQAKEQIVAGFSGKAQKSQQSDEVHIKELHAKIGQLTIEKDFLNKLRQNLSCERRRDVVDKEHPQLSVRRQCRILKLHSSTYYYQPIGESPYNLELMQRIDELFMELPFFGSRQMRNILRDEGHWVGRGRVRRLMRKMGLMAVYQKPRTSQPHPQHKIYPYLLRHLAITKPNQVWCADITYIPMKRGFLYLVAIMDWHSRAVLSWRLSNTMDADFCVAALEDAINRYGVPEIFNTDQGSQFTSYEFTKTLRDAGIRISMDGRGRWMDNVMIERLWKSLKYECVYLRELETGSDLRSALAWWFNFYNNRRPHKSFDGRKPMEIYQSGPTPEGVPPLGWTHKAA
- a CDS encoding GlsB/YeaQ/YmgE family stress response membrane protein, translating into MIGLFWFVLIGLVAGWLAGMLMKGGFGLIGDIVIGVIGAVIGGYVFGLLGINTGGLLGAIVTATVGAVILIFILRLFRRA